Below is a genomic region from Demequina sp..
CGTGCTCGCGATCGCGGCGAACCTGCCCTGGCTGGTGGTGCTCGCGGTCATCGGCGGCCCCACGCCGGCCCCCGTCGCGACCCACGCCGTCATGCTCATCACGTGGGCCGCCGGGCTGTGGCTCAACAAGCTCCGCATGCCGTTGTTGGGGAGCGTGCTCGCGCTGCTCGCGCCGCTCATGCAGTACACCTACCTCACGGACGTCTACTCGCGGCCGGCCGCCTTCCAGCTGCACCTTCTCGCTATGCCCGCGCTGAGCTTTGCGCTCTTTCCCGCCAGACGCTGGGGCATGCGGCTTGGCATCGGCCTGCTTGGTGCGGCGGTGCTCTTCTCCGTGTATCTGTTCCCGGCGTTCGAGGTTCCGAACTTCGAGATCTCCAGTGGCACGATCCACGCGCTCGCCATCTGCAACGTGGTGTCCACCCTTGGGCTGCTGTACACGATCGCGGCGTTCAACAGCTTCTTCTACCAGCGCGAACGCAACCGCAACGAGCTGCTGCTGACCGAGGCGCGCGCCGCGGCTCAGACGGACTCCCTCACCGAATCCCTCAACCGCCGCGGGATCGCCCCGGTCATAGCGTCGGCCGCGCGACAGGGTCAATACGCGCTCGCGCTCGTTGACCTCGACCGCTTTAAGCGGATCAACGACGCGCTCGGCCATGGCGCTGGCGACGTTGTGCTCTCCAACGTCGCGCGGTCAATTGCGAGGTCGATCGGCGACGCGGGCACCGTTGCGCGGTGGGGTGGAGAGGAGTTCCTCATCGTCCTGCCGCAGGTGTCGCTGAATCACGCCCTCGCCGTTCTGGAGCACATGCGGGCCGAGATTGAGGACGAGTATGCGGTGGACGGTATCGCCCAGCCGGTCACCATCTCGGCAGGGGTGGCGCACGGCAGGCAGCTGGCTCCGAAGGAGGAGCTGCTGCGCCTTGCAGACGCCAAGCTTTACGAGGCGAAGGCGGCCGGGCGCAACATCGTTCTAGGTGCCGGACTGGAAGACGCCGTCCGCGACTGACAATCGGGCCGCGGCGTAGGCTTAAGAACGCTGACGCGCGAGGGAGGTGCTGGGTGACCGAGAGGCCAACCGCGCCCTCGCAACGTTCGGGGGTCGGCGGCATCCTGGCCACCTACCTGGAGCGACCCACAGGCGGTCAGACGGGCTCCGTTGGTCGGGCCGCGAGTGCGACAAAGGCATTTCTCGCGTTCTCCCTGGTATTGACCGGCGCGTACACCATCTTCTTCGCCATGTACGACGCGTCGGCGTTCGCGGCGAACATCATCTCCGGAACGGTATCGGTCATCCTTTTCGGGGTCGGTCTGGGGTTCGTCACTAGGGGCCACCAGCTCACCGCGGCGGTCATCGCGGTCTCGGTGGGCACAGCGCAGGTCGCGTTCACCACCACGTACGTTGGTTGGATCGCGGGCTTCCAGCTGTACCTCATCGCCGGAGGCCAGCTGGTCTTCATGCTCTTCACCGACCGTCAACAGATGCTGCGGGCGGCGTACGTCGCGGTGGCGATCGGCGCGTTCTTCTACTGCCAGCTCATCGTGCCGGAGAAGGGGGCTGGTCGAGAGCTTCTCCGCGAAGGCCAAGGGCGTCATGTTCTCCATCAACGCCAGCGTCGCGCTCCTGCTCGTGTACCTCCTTGCGGCTGCCGGCCACGCCGGAGCGGCTCGCGCTCGCGCTCAGGCTGACGGCGCCGCAGCACGCGCGGAGTTCCTGGCCAACACGGACGAGCTCACGGGTCTGTCCAACCGCCGGCCGGTGGTGAAGCGCCTCGAGAAGCTCAGCTCCACCGCGCCGTACATCGTCGCGATCGCGGACCTCGACCACTTCAAGCGCCTCAACGACACCTACGGCCACGAGTGCGGGGACAGGGTGCTCGCCGCGGTTGGGCACAGGCTCCGCGACTCCGTGCGATCCGTGGACACTGTGGGGCGCTGGGGAGGCGAGGAGTTCATCGTCGTCATGGAGCAGTCCACGCTTGCGGACGCCACCGAGGTGGTGGAGCGGCTGCGCGCCCGGATCGCTGAGCCGGTGCCGTGCACCGGCCACTCGCACTCGATCACGGTCTCCGTTGGCCTTACGGACGCTCAGCCGGACGGCACCGCAGCGCGCGCCCTGCAACGCGCAGACGCCGCGCTTTACGAGGCGAAAGCGGCGGGCCGGAACGCGGTCCACGTAGTCCCCGGTCCACCACCCGCGCCCGGCGCCCCGCCGCCCCCGAGGCGGCGGCGTTCATGAAGGCATCCGTCGGCTCACGCGTCGGCGTGGCCCTCGTGGCGCTCCTCGCCGTCGTCGTGTGTGGTGCGCTCGGCCTGTGGCAGTGGAACAGGGCGCAGCAGAAGGCCGTCACCGTAGCACCGGAACCGAGCGTGCCGATCGCTGAAGTGCTCAAGCCCGCGAGTCAGGCAGGCACGGCCATCGGGCGTCAGGTGAGCGTTTCCGGAACCTGGGCGGACGAAGACGCCGTACTGGTCTCCGGCCGCGAGGTCGAGGGCCAGGATGCCGTGCTCTTGGTGCGCGCCTTCACGGTCGACGCGGACGCCACGGGTACGGGCTCGACGGCGACGATCGCGGTGATCGTCGGGTGGCGCCCCGCGGATTCGCCGCAAGGCCCCGATGACGATCCCG
It encodes:
- a CDS encoding SURF1 family protein, with the translated sequence MKASVGSRVGVALVALLAVVVCGALGLWQWNRAQQKAVTVAPEPSVPIAEVLKPASQAGTAIGRQVSVSGTWADEDAVLVSGREVEGQDAVLLVRAFTVDADATGTGSTATIAVIVGWRPADSPQGPDDDPAHVTLEGYLRAPEEATPASGSEGEAIPGTVWNDTISPSELAQTWPPPLYSAVFSSFDGSESWEPLPPPPPEEHVNLRSILYALEWWLFGAFAVFVAIRWLRDNGRETPSHEESHA
- a CDS encoding GGDEF domain-containing protein; translated protein: MVKRARAWFHATWLTLARLGTDAARADDARAIASANRFYVLAIAANLPWLVVLAVIGGPTPAPVATHAVMLITWAAGLWLNKLRMPLLGSVLALLAPLMQYTYLTDVYSRPAAFQLHLLAMPALSFALFPARRWGMRLGIGLLGAAVLFSVYLFPAFEVPNFEISSGTIHALAICNVVSTLGLLYTIAAFNSFFYQRERNRNELLLTEARAAAQTDSLTESLNRRGIAPVIASAARQGQYALALVDLDRFKRINDALGHGAGDVVLSNVARSIARSIGDAGTVARWGGEEFLIVLPQVSLNHALAVLEHMRAEIEDEYAVDGIAQPVTISAGVAHGRQLAPKEELLRLADAKLYEAKAAGRNIVLGAGLEDAVRD
- a CDS encoding GGDEF domain-containing protein, with product MFSINASVALLLVYLLAAAGHAGAARARAQADGAAARAEFLANTDELTGLSNRRPVVKRLEKLSSTAPYIVAIADLDHFKRLNDTYGHECGDRVLAAVGHRLRDSVRSVDTVGRWGGEEFIVVMEQSTLADATEVVERLRARIAEPVPCTGHSHSITVSVGLTDAQPDGTAARALQRADAALYEAKAAGRNAVHVVPGPPPAPGAPPPPRRRRS